Sequence from the Lentimicrobiaceae bacterium genome:
AAGCCATCAACACTCACGCGGAAAAGCCCGTTACGGGTTTTATCAATTATTGTTGCCTGATGTCCTTTCGACTGGCAGCTTTTTACAAAATTCTGTGCATTTTCTTCACTTAGGAAAGCGCCGCCTATGATGAAATATTTTAACCCAGCCTGCTTTTCAGTTGCCGGTAAAGATTTCATCACTGGAATGGGAATAATTGATGCACTGTTAATTATATGTGGGGTTACCGGCATTTCCTTTTCATGATTGATACCCGAACTGTAACGGAAAAAGGAAAAAAGTCCTGCAGAATTTGTATATGTACTTTGCACGGTATTCCAATTAAAAATACCCCAAATAACAAGAGCTGCTATGGGCAAAGATGTTGTGGCAATACGCCGGATGATTCCTGCATGACTTGGCTTTTTTGTACGGGATTTGCGGTCGGCAAAGCGTTTTGCAAGCAAAATCCTGTTGGTTTCGCGCTGAATTGCCGGGGAAACAAATTCTGTAAGCCCGTAAGCATCTTCAAGATAATTTACCGTGGTATCGGGCGAAAAAACAGGCTTTTTATCGGTATTGAGGGTAAAATCTCCGATTCCTTTCAAGTTGAGAGTTTCCTGCCGGGCAAGCTGCTGGTTCCATAACAGCACTGAATCATTAATCATTTGCAAGGTATCCTCATACGATTCACCTCTTATCATGGCAAGAAAGTTGGCAAGTAAGCCATCGTTAG
This genomic interval carries:
- a CDS encoding SPOR domain-containing protein — its product is MKLERYICDLLYRHDCVIVPGFGGFIIHAKPATIHPARNSFQPPSREIVFNAELTTNDGLLANFLAMIRGESYEDTLQMINDSVLLWNQQLARQETLNLKGIGDFTLNTDKKPVFSPDTTVNYLEDAYGLTEFVSPAIQRETNRILLAKRFADRKSRTKKPSHAGIIRRIATTSLPIAALVIWGIFNWNTVQSTYTNSAGLFSFFRYSSGINHEKEMPVTPHIINSASIIPIPVMKSLPATEKQAGLKYFIIGGAFLSEENAQNFVKSCQSKGHQATIIDKTRNGLFRVSVDGFATLEEANLQLKEIQQTINGSAWILNK